In Falco peregrinus isolate bFalPer1 chromosome 9, bFalPer1.pri, whole genome shotgun sequence, the genomic stretch ATCTGTGTACTCTGTATGTTAAGGAGTGAGCTTCCATTTTATACACGTCTCAGAGCAGATTTCTGGTGCAGGTGGAtgctgccagcacagaaaagacaTTGAATTTGTTTTCACCTCCAACAGAGGATGAAAATGCTTAGCAGATATTCAGACACCGATGGGATTAAGTCTCgctcctgccaggagccctgCTGCTTCCAAAGCGTCTTTGCCTTGAATATACACAACTTGGCTGGGGAAGATGCTGCAACATTAAGTCTTTGGTATCACAAGTCGGTGAACAGCGGTTAAATCTCTGCCACAAGGGCAAAGTGACATGATTGTTCATCAGGCCGCCTGTTCGTGCTCTTACTGCCGAGGAGTTTatggcagggagaagggatCACGTTAGCCCTGGGGAGTCTGGAGACAGAGAGGAGGCTTGTAGTGCACCAGTGCCACGTTTGGAGAGCGAGCTCATGTTTCTGTTCAGTGTAGTAGCAATCATTCGAGTAGGCATGGTGTTTGTGGGTGCATGTAAGTGTAATGAGTAGTGAGGCTCTGCGAGTGAGAAGTCCTTGTCCCACAGTGATGATGCAGCTCCCTGGGAATGCCAGCCAGTGTGCATGCAGGGGAAGGGACTCCGTGCCCCATGCATGAACCATAGATGCATGTAAGGAGGAGAAGCCTTGGCAGAAATCTTCCCCCTGTCTGCAAATGCCTGGTAGGATGTGGCCAGCAGAAacctgcccagggctgtggctggtgtATCACCAAGGGTAGGCATGTCCCAAACCAGCATCCCTGGCAGGCTGGACATGTGCTGTGCCTGTGCAGGGCCGTGCTTTTAAAATGGTGGGTTCTGTTCTGCTCCTTTTTGGCTTTGATACCTTCCAGTTGGATAAATGgaatgcaagaaaagaaagtgggATTTGGCACTGGAGTTTCTCCTGGAATGTAACTTTTCCTGTGTCCTCTGGTTTTAAGCAATTGACACCTGTCTTCAGTTTTCACCCCCATCTCCCCCAggtcttttccatttcttccatttcccctTTATCCAGAAACCCTCGTATGTACAAAAAAGCCAAGAGAATTTAAATCGAGTTTGGGGATTCACCTCTGTGTTTTCATAAAATCTTATATGTGAGCCCAGAGGGGCCCCTTGAATAATATGTGCTGGGGAAGTTCTACCTGAGCTAGAGCACGTGTAGAAGGAGCTGCTCTTTCCCCCTCGTTCTCCCCATCAGTGTTTTCTGGGAGCTCAACACTGAGTTGTACCCAAGGACATGACCCTTCTTGGTTTGGTGAGTAACTACAGCTTTTTGTTATCTCTGCCCAGGATTTTCCTCTCCTTGCCCTGTCTGTGGTCAGGAGCAGATGTGGTGATAAACTGGACTCAGCACCTCACACCCTTGACCCTGGCCATGCAGGCAGGTTCATGCAGAGCTGCCAAATGAGTGGTCACGCGAGGACGATGTTGGTGACTTCTCAAGCACAGGTCTTTCTCCCCAGACTGGAGCATTGGTGCTTCTGGTCTTTATGCCTTAAACAACATCTTTTTTAAGTAGGTTGAAAGTTGTCTGCTGGTAAGTCAACATGGGGTTTTGGGACTCTTTATGGTATGTCTCTTGCATTAATGGGAAAAGGTTGGCAGATCCACTGTGCTGCACCCCGTCATCTGTAGATATGGTGCACCCTACAAAAGCTTGTTATagtgtttggtttctttttttctttccatacttACGTTTCACTGGGGATAACAAGACTTCAGCATCTTACACAACCTGAGTTGTGTAAGGAAATGGTGTATCTTCCAAAAAAAGAATGGTATAGTCATGTAGGCAGTAATTGTTTCCTGTTTTTGGGGGAGTTGGGAAATGCAGACTCTAATATCAGCACTCGAGGAAAATGGAGGCATCAGGAaggctggtttttttgtgtgttttacagCACCCAGGGAAAAGTTTAAAATCTCCTGGTATTtcacacaaaaatacaaattcaaagCCTCCTCTAGGTTTCCCCCCTCTGTTGTAGAACCCAGCCTATATCTCTATCATATTTGGAACGATTTAACATTTGGAATGATTAATTTACAGAGACAGTCATCATGTGACTGTCCATCCCCTTCTAGTGCAGAGCAGCACTAATTGGATAAAACCGGGAAGGGCTCTCGTCAGGAACGCTATTTCCTGGACAGTGAAGGGCCTATTGTGGAAACCTGCCTTGTCTGCGGCTTTGTTCTGCTTGCTCATTGTGGAGTTCCTTGCCAGTGGAGATAAcgcctcccctccctccttctgctGCTTGCTCTCTTCTGCATATATTTCCTGTACCGCTTGTTAATGAATGCAAAACAAGGAGCTGAACAGCACGAGGCAGAGAGGGTTTGGGGGGAGAGTTGGGGAACAGGGCTGCAGAGGTCCCTCTTCTCCATTAACCGAATTCTGCAAGGCCAGTTGCCCAAGAGCTTtgtttttaggaagaaaagcaaaggggaaGGTGGATATATTGTACTTGCAATggccctgggggtggctgacGCATGGGACCGTAGGTGATGCTGACCCAGGTGTTGCTGCATGGGGTGTGACAGAGACCCCCCAGCTTCCACCAGCCACTGGTGTGCCAGGGAAGGGACCAGGGCAACGTGCAGCTTTGGGTCCAGGGGGTCCCCTGTTGTCCCCAGCTCCATCATGCTGCTGCAATGCTCAGCCCTGATGCTCTGGAGgactccctccctccctcagtGTTGGCTCTGCTCACCTGGATCAGCCCCACACGGGAATGATGCCTTGTTTCTTGGGCACTTCTCTTAGCCATGGCAGCTCTTTGTTGGGAGCCCAGCAAGATCTGGAAATGCTTGGCTCTCCCTACTGAAGAACGCTTTTTTAAGCATCTCTAAGTAGATTAGTGCTGTTAGGCCCCTGCCCTTCCATTTTCGGCTTCCAGGTGAAGCTTTAGGAGAAGGGATGTGGTGAGGAGGTGCCTGCACAGGGTGGCTGCCTGGGTATGGCTGTGCCAGCTGTTACTGTGCTTGAAAACTGCATCAGTCCCTGAGAACAGGGGTGAGGGCAGCTGGCTgtgatgagatggggaaaaTGAAGTTAATTATGACATTGCAGAGATACTGATTTCTTAATAGAAAGCTTTCTAAGTGAAGAACCTTGACCAGCTATGTGGCTCAGAGCTAAAATCAAGTGAGTGTTTAATGTGGCGTGGATCCAGTGGACACCAGCGGGGCCATCTGAAACCTCAGCTCTTTCCAGATTCATCtcttttaggatttttttggcCAGAAAAAAGGTAATTGTTGCAATTTGTAGAGAAGTGAAACCTATGCCAAGGGCTTTGTGCCGTGCAGAGCGATCGGAGCTGGGGGAGGATGGCAAGGTGAGCAAGGGGGGTATCCCCTGCAAGCCCAGGTGAGCTGGGCTCAGCCACACGGCTCATGGTAGCTGTGCCTGGCTCCCGTGGAAACAGGTCCTGCAGCTCCAGTGTGTGCTGGAGGGCTCTTGCTTCCCCCTGGCCTTAGTTGGGCGAGTGAAAGGGAGTTAATTACCCATGTGCAGCTGTAATTCTGTGGTGTTTAATGTGGGAGTCTGTACCCagtgattttgatttttattttcagggaCTGGGCAATTCCCAGCAGCTTTTAGGACATGAGCagttcagcagaggcagagctggcacatGAACAGGGGTGAGAGCATTTTGCTGCAGGGAGGATGCTGACGAATGCCCTCAGACCAAAGCACCATTCCTGGTAGCCAGGCACCTGCTCAGGGATGTGTGAGCATCCCTGCGAGCCCCTGGGTGCGTTGCGGAGGCTTttgcagcagcacccacccaccctctGCCTTTGGTGTGGCAGCAATCAGGGCCATGCAATGTCCCCATCCACACTGGtccccagagagcagcaggagaagggagggTGAGCAGGGCTCGTTTTTCATAGCTGTCACCTCGACTCAACAGTGGGACTGAAAGGGCGAGAAAATAATCTGTCCCACAGTGTCAGTGCTTGCCCTGGCTGGCGGCACGCTCCTTAACCCCTGCTAGTCAGTCACCATTCTGCCAGGTAATTAATAGGCTTTTATGTGCTGGTGTTGCTGTAGCGCCTGGCCTCATAATCCCAAGTGATTTAAATTTGTTCTTCTCTGagtctgtctcttttttttttttttttttttttttttaaatgtcctgTTGAACTGTCAAGAATAAACCATCCTGAATGGGTAGAaatttcgggggggggggggggggggggagggctcTGAGAGGGTGATCAGAGCTGCAGGAATGGGGAGAGCACTGTGTGGGTGtatgttggggggggggcacacatCCCGGTGGGTACCTGCTGATTGTATATCAGCTTCATACAACCTGTGGGCCAAGAGCAGGTTGTGAGCAGAGGTGCCGGTGAACCAGCACTGATTTCCACTCTCAGAGGGTGGGAGCAGCTCAGCAAAAATCCCCCTGagccttttctgctgttttgcttccctgtgtGTGTCCAGGGACAGCGGCAAAGGCGGTCATGGATGCCAGGGCATGACGCGAGGACGGAGGGAGCTGCTCAAGGTGAACAGCACTGTCTGCATCCCAATTAGCTGGAGCTATGAATATCAAAATTAAGAGGCAGAGAGCTCCTGGAGATCGTACTCATAGTTCTCCAGGGCTGAAGGCTTTGCTTTGGTCCCTCTGCCTTGGTGCCTACAGCCCCATTTCAGGCTGTAGGTTTGCTGCAGCCCGCTGGCCCTTAGCCCTGGGGCATCGGAGCTgcttgctgccctgcagcctcgCCGTGgcggggtgggaaggggagtgCTGCTAAAGCAACAGGTTTGCTCAGCCAGGGACAGAATCCATCCTGGTGAAAAACAGGACCTCAAAGCCCAGTATGTGGATGAGCTGTTCCCTGcccatctcctcctctcccaaacTGCAGGTTCCCCTTGCTGAAGCGCAGCTTCATTCCAGGTAACGCTGCTTGAGGTCTGCTTAgcaaaaaggagggggaaacgGTGCTGGGCTGATATCCAGACGTTTTTCCTCTTAGGCTTCGGCAGccagagagcagagcaaagcaattACTTTCGTGACAAAGGTGGAGCTGGCTGGAGAGCTGAGAACTGCCCTGTGGGAGATGCTCCATTAGGAAATTGCCTCCGTGACCGAGCACGAGAAAGTGGCTCAGCGGGAAGCTGATGTCCTCCATGGAGGCTTATCGGCATCGGAGCTGTGCCATGGGGGGGGACCTGAGGTGCCTCCTAAAGCCTGAGAgtttaatttctctcttttgtGCAGGTTAAGAAAGAGAACACTCTCAGTTCCCAGAGGACAAGAAAAAGAGGTTAATCCACAGAGAAGTGATTAATTGATTTTGGTTTGTACGGAACATTCTGGAAATGTTTGGGAACATTGGTTGGTGGGGATAATGACTTTAGCTCTCAGTATGCAGAAAAAGTGGAGCTAGAAGTAATGAATTGGGTGTAAATTAGTTTCCCCACCTTTCAAGAGCACAAAAATCAACTTTAAAATCCACTTGTGGGTGGGTTGCAGGAGGTAAGCCCTGCATCGGAGGGAGTGATGGGGTGGGTCCCCCATCTCAAGGGGGTGGTGAGGAAAGAGGCCGCAGAGAGGGATCGGTGCATCGAGGGACAGCAGATTTGGCAGGGCCAGGCTGAGCAATTGCACCTGGACTTTGAGATCTTGCTGAGAAGCATCTTGGAGGAGAGGGTCCAGGGATGTCTCCTGGGGTGGAGGGGTGCAGGAGGGAGCTGAAGGTTTGCAGTCTGCACGCCCAAAGCTCAGAGTTAACTGAGATGCCCCAAGCATCTCGCTGTGCTGGGGACGCAGGTGCGTGCATGGAGGCAACGTTGTCCCCTGTGGATGCTGGATGGGTGGCAGAGGTGGGTGCATTGCTACTTGTTTCTCCCACTAGTCACTAAAAAAACATCCAacctttaatttatttctgtttcccagTAAAGTTGCTCATTGCTGTTCAAAAATGCACTTGTTATTCCCTCAAGTTATAACATCAGTAAATCAGTCGGGGTTAGAGGCATGTTGATGAATTGCCTCTGAGTCCAGTCCTCCTGGAAGGGTGGACTGGAACAAACTTGAACTTTGGGAAGCTTGAGCAAGCCAGGTCTGTGGTTTGCAGAGGAAGACTACAGCTCTCAGGAGACCTTTGCTAACAGTCTTAGGTGACTGAATAATTTCCTGAAGCGTGAGATGACAATACTTATTGTTGTGTGGGCTGATAAAGAACAGTGAtttcatttcttaattttaatttctcctctGCTGACCTAAAGGAGGAAGTGTCTGAACACGTTCACAGACCCATCTCATGCCCCCTGTGTGCATTGCCTCATCTATGCCAAGTGCAAGaattcaaacaaaaaagcaaaactcgCTCATCctgaggtgctgctgctctggggttCACAGCACTGGAGTCTGGGGGTTGCCTAATTCTGCTTAGAAGGTCCCAAAGCCAGAaagccctggcagctgcctggttGTGTTGGATCTGcaatgtgttttgctttttcatcccTGCACAATAGGAAAGACactggtatttttcttctactgcttttatttatgtagTTTATCTGACCTGGGCTGACTTTCTAAGAACCCACTGTCTTGCCTGGCTGCTGTGATTTCTGGGCCAGGAGGAGCCTGACTCAGGCTGATGTGGGGACCTCAAGTGTCTCCATCAACATTCACCTCCAAAAGCTTCCTTTGGCTCTCAGGGTCAAATGTAGGGTGGGTTGTTCTGGCTTTCTGAAGCCACTTTCAAACATCTGACTTCTACTACAAGCACAACTTAGAGCTCTAAGAGGGGCAAAACCAATCGACTTTATATTCTGGGTTGTAGATCTCCTGGCTATCATTCTTGCCAAGCTGGCTATGTCACCATGTGTGTCAAAAGAGTTCAGAGCGTGGCAGTGACAATGTTCCTCCAAGCACTGAGATCATCTATCAGGAGCTGAAGCTCGGATCATCAGGGGAGGGTGCTGCATTGAGGAGTGCAGTCGTGGGTCTGCTGTTCTGAATCAGTTTGACAAAAAGAGCTTTTTAGGTCAAATAAGACCTCATAATATTCTAACACATTAAGCTGAAAGTAGCACAGTAGTTTATGGGTTTGCTACCCTCAGATGGACTTGCCCTCTGTTAATAACACACATCATTGTCTGCCATTTCTGGCAACATTTCTGCAAAGGCTGTTAGGATCATAAATGATAGATGAGCTGCAGTTTTAGAATTATACTATTTGAGCTCTTATTTTGCCCATGAGAGGAACATCCTGGGGCTGAAATGTTAGACTCAGTCACAGGGTCACCACTGGGTTTCATTTCTGCAGACTCTGCGTGTATCCTTGGGTCAGTGATCACATCTTTCTTTGCATCATTTCCCATGTGTAAAAAGGAGATGAGTACCGTTAGAGCAAGGTGAACCTTCCTTTCAGGCAGTCAGTCCATGCGATAAAGTAATGTAGAAATGGCAAAACTCCTTTGCAGTGAAGGGTAAGTAAAGTTTGACTTTATCTGCAAACTacccttttctttaaaaagatgcATTGTGATATTTTGATTTCTGATACAAAGCCCATTCCTCACCCGTTTTTAGCTGCCACTGGCCATCTTGCCATTCTGCTTTGGTAGCTCACATTAGCCACAGTCTTTGGTTATGAGCCAGCGTAAAATGGTGAACCAGCTGACCCCTGGACCATCTGATGCCTTTCGAATCAGCTTACTGGGTGAAACTCTCAGCAATATTTATAATAATGCAGCTGTATGCCATGGAATCCTAGATTGGCCTTCCCGAagtcatttttaaaacagcacGGTCTGAGTTGGCAGCGTCAGGCTTTCACGGTCCTCACTTGCAGTCTAAGGGCATAAGCTTCTCCTGCCCGTGAAACTGATGGTGAAGGCACCATGTGTGTTgttgcaggagctgggctgagctgtgtGTTGATAAGCACATGGGAGGTAGAGAGGAAAGGATGGTGTTCGATCTTGTTAtgtaagaaaaatgcagcatctCCTTCCTGAGGTGGCAGAATGCCCTCTGCAGTAGACTACGATGTCTCACCCATCATGGTCAGGTGGAGCTCTAACCGTTGCTCGTTCCTACGTTTCAGATTCACCAAGATGAAGACAGCAACCAACATTTACATCTTTAACCTTGCTCTGGCTGATACCTTGTGTCTGATGACCTTACCCTTCCAGGGTACAGACACGTTCCTGGGCTTCTGGCCCTTTGGCAATGTCCTCTGCAAGGTTGCCATCTCCATAGACTACTACAACATGTTCACAAGCACCTTCACCCTGACGATGATGAGTGTGGACCGCTACATTGCTATCTGCCACCCTATCAAAGCACTAGACATCCGCACTCCCCACAAGGCCAAGGTGGTGAATGTCTGCATCTGGGCGCTGGCTTCTGTTTTTGGCATCCCAGCGATGGTGATGGGATCTGCAGAGAATGAAAACAATGGTCAGTAAAAATGCATCCAACGGGTGGGAGGTGGTGGCGGCCAGGAGAGTCCGTGGGCTTGGGAAGCCATTGGATGGGGGTACCAGTGTCATCAATGTGGTGAGCTCTCTGCTGTAAAGCCAGCTCTTCCCTTTCTGCCCGTGCCTCTCTCCATCACTGCTACTGCTCTTCCAGTATTAATCATGCCTGAACTAAACTGAATGTGCACCTGCTTTTCTTCTCGATACAGGTTTGCTGatcttcctttgcattttatttttttacttgcagAAATTGATTGCCTAATTAAACTCCCTTCACCCGTGGATTACTGGGATCCAGTGTTTGGCATCTGtgtctttctcttctcctttatGATCCCCGTGTTGATCATCACCATTTGCTACAGTCTCATGATCAGACGACTCAAGAATGTCCGTGTCCTCTCGGGCTCCAAGGAGAAGGACCGAAACCTGAGGCGCATCACCCGAATGgtcctggtggtggtggcagtcTTCATCATTTGCTGGACTCCCATCCAGATTTTTGTGCTGGTCCAGTGCTTGGGTGCCAAGGCAGAAAGCGAGCTTGAGCTGGCCATCTCCTGCTTCTGCACTGCGCTGGGGTATGCCAACAGCAGCCTGAACCCTGTGCTCTATGCCTTCTTAGATGAGAACTTCAAGGCGTGCTTCAAGAAGTTCTGCTTCCCTACTGCCTTCAGGACCGAGCTCCAGATGTCCAACAGGATGTGCAGCATCGCCAAGGATGTGGCCTATGCTTGCAAGAACTCGGAGGGGACTAACAATCCGGCCTGACTAGGCATGGAAATTCCCATGGTGGCTGTCGCCCAGCAGAGTCCAACCACCCCCACGTCAGAGCTAACTCAGATAACGGCCCTTTAGCAGGACCTTAAAACTGAGAGGTGAGAAACTGAGGAAACAATTTTGGGGGTTGGGAAAACTGGATACTGCAAGAGCATGCAAAAAAAGTGAGCCCatttgatgcatttttaattcCAGTGCAACCTGTCCTAAGGAACGTGTTTGAAATCAGCCCTTTGATTCCTGCGAAACCCTGGTGGTTTGCAACGTTACTGAGAATTCGGGAGTTAAGGGTTTAAAACAGGCACTGCTCCTGGGACTTACAGTTTTGCTGCTGGCagacagagaaaatgcaaattattctatttattttttcctccctgagTTGTTTAAGATGCTAACAGCTCATGTGGCTCACCAGGCACTCGCGTGCAGGTTTTATTCCTGTGGCATCGCTCTGAAATTAGACTCTGCTGAAGCCAAAGTGGGCAGCAGCCATCAGATAAAAATCCAGATCATCTCCAGGATGAGTCATCACGAAAGGAAGGATGCggggaggatgaggagggagctggtggaaaaGGAAATCCAAACTGCCCCATGGTTGGGAGCCTGGGGAGGACAACGTTGGCTCCTGCAGACGGGGTCTGTGGTAAACCCCTCCGCCTtgcggggggagcaggggggtgggaagggactgTCAAAACTGATGAATGTAGCTCAGAAGAGGAAGTGGAAAAGATGGACGAAAGGAACACCTATCCTTGTTTACATGCTgctattgcttttctttttaaccttgTATTTCCATTGTAATAATGGACAGAATGTGTCTCTATATACACATCTCTATAGTGCTATAGGTATAGCTATACTGTAGGATTTCATCTTGCCAAGCATGCCTTGGGGATCTTCCTCggtgagaggaggaaggaaatgaAGTGGCCTATATATACTTGTATTTATGTATAGGGGAAAACTGTTCTGGAgaacagcagctcctccagaaGACACGGACATTTCTGATAGGAAGGGCAGCCTGAAACAGTCCCATCTGCTCCACACGAGATAAACAGTGCAAACATcacaaaaggcattttctgttgtttcgttgattgtttttttttcccagttttttgttttggttttttttttctttttaatggaatgAGATCCATGATGCCAAGAGCACTGGGGAAATGCTGCTGGGGTACCACCCCTCCTGCCAACCATAGATTGATTTTCCTCTCCCAGTAGGCCAGAGCTCTGTGGAAAATGAAATGCCCTGCCATTTCATTTGATAACAAAAGCATTCCCAAGGAGTTTAACCACGGAGTGCCCTCCGTGCTGGCGGGGACAGCAGACTGGTATTCTCCCTGTACCACAACAGCCCCGGGGAATTGGGGCGGTGGTGGCcagtggtgctggtgggggagCAAGGCGGCCACCTCCGTCTGGGGATGGGAGGGCAACTCCGATGCGAGAACTGGCAGCGTCGTCCGGACTGTACAGATTCCATGTGCATATATTTCTTGTGCTCTGGTCtatgaaaatctgtatttttaatgtattgatTTGCCAATATTTTAATGGTGTCATGTTCTTTATATATGCTGTAAAAAAGAATTCAATGTTATATTTCTATGTAGAGTGTTTCCCTTATGGTTGGGCTTAAAATATAGGTGCAATTCCAGTGTCCTGCATCTAGGACCCAGATCCCTTGTAAACTGCTCAAGCTGGGGGCATTTTTATGCTGATTAGCATTTGCTTGGGAATCTGGAGGGATACCAGAGCAAACTTTGCCATTACGTTTCCCCTGAataacagaagaggaagaggaaatcTCGGCACTTTAAGCACTTTGCAATGGATGTTTGTCCCCAAGCACTCACCAGGAAATCTCACACAACCCCCAAGCATGCTAAGAAAAACTCCCCAAGAACTGCACTGCTGGCATGCTGCATCCGTGCCCTTGAAACAATGAGTTTGGTGGGCTGTTGTGTTTGTGGACACAATAACAGCTTTGGTCATTGAGCAACCTTGAGTCTTTGCAGCCCATGGGCTGTTGTATGTACCCGTGGTGGGTATGGTTGAGCATGAAGCTGGGAACCAGCTGCTGGGCTCTTCCTGCAGTGCCATTAGGGAGCAGGAGAGTGTTTGTTAGTGGTGGGCTAAGGACCAGCCACCTCCCTTTGTAGTTCttggttgggtttttaaatAGATTCAtgtcctctgaaaaaaatataccggtgtttggcattttttaaataaggattTGGTTATAATGACTATGCTGCAACGATCTTACATAATCAAGTACTCAATAAATGTGTGTTTACTCAGCTTTTGGGTAATTCTGTGGCCCTTGCAGTGAATGTGTTTAGGCATTCTGTTCAATGCTCAGTGGAGTTTGTtataagaaaagcaacaaaaacctgaaagcaaaagctttatTGTGCTGTGCCTATGGAGTTAAAGGCTTGCGATCAGCTGGCCAGCTGAAGCGCAGGCTCTTTAATTCTCTTCTGAAACGGTTGTGTTGGTATGATTTTACAATTACCGCAGTGTACATGACAATTTCCTAGGTGGCTACTTGTGTGctttaataaaggaaaataaccCCCCCTGGACTTTGAATGATGTGGAGTCTGAAAGACTTATCTGCAAGGGTGACGGGGTGTCTCAGCAGCGGCACTGTTTTCCAGCTAAACCCGCTGCTGAGCACGTGCAGTAACATCGAAGCATCCAACCTCTGTTGTGGTCAGTGGGAGCTTTGGTTATATGGGCGACtttgcaggcagccagggaaggGAAGATGTGAAAATGCTGGAAAACCGGTGGTTGGGGCTGAGGACGAGCTGCCTGCGCTGTGCCAGCCTCCCCAGTGCCCGGGGCTCGGTGccggc encodes the following:
- the OPRL1 gene encoding nociceptin receptor isoform X1, translated to MDPLFPAHILEDPDLRKLLNDSSMLNLSFLPSNWFNNGTGDSFLPLSIKITIVVVYSIVCIVGLVGNCSVMYVIVRFTKMKTATNIYIFNLALADTLCLMTLPFQGTDTFLGFWPFGNVLCKVAISIDYYNMFTSTFTLTMMSVDRYIAICHPIKALDIRTPHKAKVVNVCIWALASVFGIPAMVMGSAENENNEIDCLIKLPSPVDYWDPVFGICVFLFSFMIPVLIITICYSLMIRRLKNVRVLSGSKEKDRNLRRITRMVLVVVAVFIICWTPIQIFVLVQCLGAKAESELELAISCFCTALGYANSSLNPVLYAFLDENFKACFKKFCFPTAFRTELQMSNRMCSIAKDVAYACKNSEGTNNPA
- the OPRL1 gene encoding nociceptin receptor isoform X2 — encoded protein: MAKLLCSEGFTKMKTATNIYIFNLALADTLCLMTLPFQGTDTFLGFWPFGNVLCKVAISIDYYNMFTSTFTLTMMSVDRYIAICHPIKALDIRTPHKAKVVNVCIWALASVFGIPAMVMGSAENENNEIDCLIKLPSPVDYWDPVFGICVFLFSFMIPVLIITICYSLMIRRLKNVRVLSGSKEKDRNLRRITRMVLVVVAVFIICWTPIQIFVLVQCLGAKAESELELAISCFCTALGYANSSLNPVLYAFLDENFKACFKKFCFPTAFRTELQMSNRMCSIAKDVAYACKNSEGTNNPA
- the OPRL1 gene encoding nociceptin receptor isoform X3, producing MKTATNIYIFNLALADTLCLMTLPFQGTDTFLGFWPFGNVLCKVAISIDYYNMFTSTFTLTMMSVDRYIAICHPIKALDIRTPHKAKVVNVCIWALASVFGIPAMVMGSAENENNEIDCLIKLPSPVDYWDPVFGICVFLFSFMIPVLIITICYSLMIRRLKNVRVLSGSKEKDRNLRRITRMVLVVVAVFIICWTPIQIFVLVQCLGAKAESELELAISCFCTALGYANSSLNPVLYAFLDENFKACFKKFCFPTAFRTELQMSNRMCSIAKDVAYACKNSEGTNNPA